A genomic region of Microscilla marina ATCC 23134 contains the following coding sequences:
- a CDS encoding Eco57I restriction-modification methylase domain-containing protein: MTNKVEKNKFGQYFTPEAVVDFMISLTDAPSDAQVLEPSCGAGIFMERLQKKGFYNLTAYEIDPSLAHGFDGVQYQSFVTAHITQKFDLVIGNPPYIRWKNLEPALKEELAAHPLWQTYFNRLCDYLFIFILKSIEVLNDQGQLIFICPEYWLNTTHSLSLRNYMVQNGCFEQIYHFNETPIFDNASVSVIVFKYIKTQSRGKSTIQVTKYHKSKRLTSEILTTLRHHNSPPQGIEKFEVAQFKQNQRWLLAPPRELTVIQAFEQACTPTQAHSYPIIGEICHIGNGMVSGLDKAFQLPASQVLTTNEAAHVLPVIKAKQLAQYRYETTTPYLFVNHIQSETVLRKDFPHFFAHLQPYKNQLVQRYQYNRHIPYWCWAFLRSYRLFSLPVARLFVPCKERISNKNHFRFSWVPAGVFPTQDVTALFIKDGVQESIYYVLAFLNSPQVFAWLRHKGIVKGSIVEFSEKPLSSIPFRAIDWQKPTEVQLHQQIVAECQAYIIQPQPALLANIEGLFHRLFAMPQ, from the coding sequence ATGACAAACAAAGTAGAAAAAAATAAGTTTGGTCAATACTTTACTCCAGAGGCAGTGGTTGACTTTATGATCTCACTGACTGACGCTCCTTCCGATGCACAAGTGTTGGAACCTTCGTGTGGAGCGGGCATTTTTATGGAACGCTTACAAAAAAAAGGCTTTTATAACCTCACAGCTTATGAAATAGACCCCAGCCTTGCCCATGGGTTTGACGGGGTACAGTACCAAAGCTTTGTAACTGCCCATATTACCCAAAAATTTGACCTGGTGATAGGTAACCCTCCTTATATTCGCTGGAAAAACCTGGAACCTGCACTTAAAGAAGAACTGGCGGCTCATCCACTGTGGCAAACATATTTTAACCGTCTTTGCGATTATCTGTTTATTTTCATTCTTAAATCTATAGAAGTCCTCAACGACCAGGGGCAACTTATTTTTATATGCCCTGAATACTGGCTCAATACTACCCATTCGCTGAGCTTGCGTAATTACATGGTACAAAATGGTTGTTTTGAACAAATCTACCATTTCAACGAAACCCCTATTTTTGATAATGCCAGTGTATCGGTCATTGTATTTAAATACATCAAAACCCAAAGCAGGGGAAAATCAACCATACAAGTAACAAAATATCACAAAAGCAAAAGGCTCACCTCCGAAATATTGACCACGCTTCGCCACCACAACTCACCACCCCAAGGCATAGAAAAATTTGAGGTAGCACAGTTTAAACAAAACCAACGCTGGTTGCTTGCTCCCCCGCGCGAACTGACCGTCATCCAAGCATTTGAACAAGCTTGTACTCCTACCCAAGCCCACTCATACCCTATTATAGGTGAAATATGTCACATAGGCAATGGAATGGTGAGCGGCTTGGACAAGGCTTTTCAATTGCCCGCTTCTCAAGTACTTACTACAAACGAAGCAGCCCATGTGTTGCCTGTGATCAAAGCAAAACAACTGGCACAATATCGTTACGAAACAACTACCCCTTATTTGTTTGTCAACCATATTCAGTCAGAAACCGTACTCAGAAAAGATTTCCCCCACTTTTTTGCCCACCTCCAACCCTACAAAAACCAACTGGTGCAACGCTATCAATACAATAGACACATTCCTTATTGGTGTTGGGCATTTTTGCGTAGCTACCGCCTCTTTAGTTTGCCAGTGGCTCGCTTGTTTGTGCCTTGTAAAGAACGCATTTCCAACAAAAATCACTTTAGGTTTAGCTGGGTGCCTGCCGGGGTTTTTCCCACTCAAGATGTCACCGCCTTGTTTATCAAAGACGGGGTACAAGAAAGTATTTACTATGTGCTGGCTTTTTTGAACAGCCCCCAGGTATTTGCCTGGCTACGTCACAAAGGCATTGTTAAAGGTAGTATTGTGGAGTTTTCAGAAAAACCACTGTCAAGCATCCCCTTTCGGGCAATAGACTGGCAAAAACCCACCGAAGTACAGCTCCACCAACAGATTGTGGCTGAATGTCAGGCGTACATTATACAACCACAACCTGCCTTGCTTGCCAACATAGAAGGCTTGTTTCACAGGTTATTTGCTATGCCCCAATAA
- a CDS encoding cold-shock protein, with the protein MGRSQETFGKKEVRNKKERKRKEKAQKRLAKKEKEKSSKLEDMIAYVDEFGNITNTPPDPEQKKEEINAEDIEIGVPKHNEEDEDPVRKGIVTYFNDDKGYGFIKDSKTKEKIFVHINNVLEDIKENNVVTYEVVMGQKGPAATEVKVFK; encoded by the coding sequence ATGGGTAGATCTCAAGAAACATTTGGTAAAAAAGAAGTAAGAAACAAAAAAGAGCGTAAAAGAAAAGAAAAAGCACAGAAGCGACTGGCTAAAAAAGAAAAAGAGAAGTCTTCAAAATTGGAAGACATGATTGCTTATGTGGATGAGTTTGGTAACATTACCAACACGCCACCCGATCCTGAGCAAAAGAAGGAAGAAATAAATGCCGAAGATATTGAAATTGGAGTACCTAAGCACAACGAGGAAGACGAAGATCCGGTAAGAAAGGGAATTGTGACTTATTTTAACGATGACAAAGGGTACGGCTTTATTAAGGACTCAAAAACCAAGGAGAAAATCTTTGTGCACATCAACAATGTACTAGAAGACATTAAAGAAAACAACGTAGTGACCTATGAAGTAGTAATGGGACAAAAAGGCCCTGCAGCTACCGAAGTAAAAGTATTCAAGTAA
- the rpiB gene encoding ribose 5-phosphate isomerase B — MKIAIGGDHAGFAYKEAVVALLKDKGVAVEDFGPFSEESVDYPDFVHPVAKKVDAKEADLGILICGSGNGVAMTANKYQSVRAALCWQTELAALARQHNNANVLCIPARFVDLALAKNMVETFLNESFEGGRHERRVNKISC; from the coding sequence ATGAAAATAGCCATTGGTGGCGATCACGCCGGATTTGCCTATAAAGAAGCAGTAGTGGCACTTTTGAAAGACAAAGGTGTGGCAGTAGAGGATTTTGGTCCCTTTAGCGAAGAGTCGGTAGACTATCCTGATTTTGTGCACCCGGTAGCCAAAAAAGTAGACGCTAAAGAAGCCGACCTGGGTATATTGATTTGTGGTAGTGGCAATGGGGTAGCAATGACTGCCAACAAATACCAAAGTGTAAGAGCTGCCTTGTGTTGGCAAACCGAGCTTGCTGCTTTGGCTCGTCAGCATAACAACGCCAATGTGTTGTGTATTCCAGCACGTTTTGTAGACCTTGCCCTTGCCAAGAATATGGTAGAAACGTTTTTAAACGAAAGTTTTGAGGGAGGGCGTCATGAGCGTCGGGTAAATAAAATAAGCTGCTAA
- a CDS encoding sigma-70 family RNA polymerase sigma factor, with the protein MEIKHYKEATNIWADYKEGLRNYILKKVKDSDTANELSHEVLMKIYGACCSGNQIRNVRSWLYQIAHNTSIDYLRKQQKTSAPLPELADAPEDNTYQEAIELVTPLLMLLPPKYALPLKLADIDGVKQANIAQQLGLSLTATKSRIQRARKLLKELIMECCHIETDHQGNLMAFGVKNTCAPLQAYQKGKKDITCGNNSTHHHC; encoded by the coding sequence ATGGAAATCAAGCACTACAAAGAAGCCACAAATATTTGGGCAGATTATAAAGAAGGATTACGAAACTATATCCTAAAAAAAGTCAAAGATTCAGATACTGCCAACGAGTTGTCACACGAAGTTTTAATGAAAATATATGGCGCTTGCTGCTCAGGCAATCAAATACGCAATGTGCGGTCATGGCTCTACCAAATAGCCCATAATACCAGCATAGACTATCTAAGAAAACAGCAAAAAACAAGTGCTCCACTGCCAGAGCTCGCCGATGCCCCAGAGGATAATACTTATCAAGAAGCCATAGAGTTGGTCACTCCCCTGCTGATGTTGCTTCCACCCAAATACGCACTGCCCCTCAAACTGGCCGACATTGATGGAGTAAAACAAGCGAACATTGCCCAACAATTGGGCTTAAGCCTTACGGCAACCAAAAGCCGGATTCAACGGGCGCGTAAATTATTAAAGGAATTAATTATGGAGTGTTGCCACATAGAAACTGACCACCAAGGCAACTTGATGGCTTTTGGGGTAAAAAATACCTGTGCACCTTTACAGGCTTATCAGAAGGGTAAAAAAGACATTACCTGTGGTAACAATAGTACGCACCACCATTGCTAA
- a CDS encoding metal-dependent hydrolase family protein, with protein MNKFTQLFLSCLVLWCLSMQTNAQTIYIHCGQLIDGKRDQVQQEMTIVVEKNRIQSVEKGYKKASENAQVIDLKNKTVLPGLMDMHVHLEGELKPNRYAERFTMNKEDVAFRAAQYADRTLMAGFTTVRDLGGSGVNIALRKAINSGWAKGPRVFTAGKAIGPTGGHADPTNGFRLDLMGDPGPAQGVINGVDDCRKAVRYQYKVGADVIKITATGGVLSVAKDGSRPQFTEEEIKAIVATANDLDLVTAAHAHGAEGIKRAVRAGINSIEHGTLIDDEGIRLMKKYGTYFVPTISAGEHVVKMAQKKQLPAVIVPKALKIGSQVKKTFRKVYKAGVKIAYGTDTGVSEHGKNGQEFAYMVAAGMPPMKAILSATIVSARLLRVDKDLGSVEVGKYADIIAVDEDPIKNIKTLERVTFVMKDGKVYKK; from the coding sequence ATGAACAAATTTACTCAATTATTTTTGAGCTGCCTGGTGCTGTGGTGCCTGAGTATGCAAACCAACGCTCAAACTATTTATATTCACTGTGGGCAATTAATCGATGGCAAACGTGACCAGGTACAGCAAGAAATGACAATTGTTGTAGAAAAAAATCGCATACAATCGGTAGAAAAAGGCTATAAAAAAGCCTCTGAAAATGCTCAAGTCATTGACCTGAAAAATAAAACGGTGTTGCCAGGGTTGATGGATATGCACGTACACCTAGAGGGCGAGCTAAAGCCCAATCGTTATGCTGAACGTTTTACAATGAACAAAGAAGATGTGGCTTTTAGAGCGGCACAATATGCCGACCGCACCCTGATGGCAGGTTTTACTACCGTGCGCGACTTGGGCGGCAGTGGTGTAAACATTGCTTTGCGCAAAGCCATTAATTCGGGGTGGGCAAAAGGCCCCCGTGTGTTTACGGCAGGTAAGGCTATAGGGCCTACCGGAGGGCACGCCGACCCTACCAATGGTTTCAGGCTTGACCTGATGGGAGACCCCGGCCCAGCCCAAGGGGTAATCAATGGAGTGGATGATTGCCGAAAGGCGGTGAGGTATCAGTACAAGGTAGGAGCCGATGTGATAAAAATAACGGCTACTGGTGGAGTATTGAGTGTAGCAAAAGACGGGAGCCGCCCTCAGTTTACCGAAGAAGAAATAAAAGCTATAGTAGCCACGGCCAACGACCTTGACCTGGTAACTGCCGCCCATGCCCATGGTGCTGAGGGCATCAAACGTGCAGTTAGGGCGGGAATCAACTCTATAGAACATGGCACCCTGATAGACGATGAGGGCATTCGGTTGATGAAAAAATACGGAACTTATTTTGTGCCTACTATTTCGGCAGGCGAGCACGTGGTAAAAATGGCTCAAAAAAAACAGTTACCTGCGGTGATTGTGCCTAAAGCTTTGAAAATAGGCTCTCAAGTAAAAAAAACCTTTCGAAAAGTATACAAGGCTGGGGTAAAAATAGCTTATGGTACAGATACGGGCGTGTCGGAACATGGTAAAAACGGACAAGAGTTTGCCTATATGGTAGCCGCAGGTATGCCCCCTATGAAAGCCATTCTATCGGCCACTATAGTGAGCGCCCGGTTACTAAGGGTAGACAAAGATTTGGGAAGTGTGGAGGTAGGCAAGTATGCCGATATTATTGCTGTAGATGAAGATCCCATTAAAAATATCAAAACCTTAGAAAGAGTGACTTTTGTAATGAAAGATGGCAAGGTATATAAGAAATAA
- a CDS encoding Crp/Fnr family transcriptional regulator codes for MDTLLYFLKNTANFPESLLPEVVTYFTKEEVPKGSYLVKEGQYCRKMSYIHQGYFRFYSYNEDKQITHWIFGEGQLVTDIASFFLNEPAKWNIQALSGTTIYTITNRSYQLLKTKIPGWNEYEKVMIVKFMSGLENRVYSFLSMTTKQRYDYLFKSYKNIFNEVPLQYIASMLGMTPETLSRIRASKNS; via the coding sequence ATGGATACACTGTTATATTTTCTGAAGAATACGGCAAACTTTCCTGAAAGCTTGTTACCCGAAGTGGTGACATATTTTACAAAAGAGGAAGTGCCTAAAGGGAGTTATTTGGTGAAGGAGGGGCAATATTGTAGAAAAATGTCTTACATACACCAAGGCTATTTTAGGTTTTATTCATACAATGAAGATAAGCAAATCACTCACTGGATTTTTGGCGAAGGGCAACTCGTGACAGATATTGCCAGTTTTTTTTTAAACGAACCCGCCAAATGGAATATCCAAGCTTTGTCTGGTACCACCATATATACTATAACTAACCGTAGTTATCAATTGCTTAAAACAAAAATACCTGGGTGGAATGAGTACGAAAAGGTAATGATTGTGAAGTTTATGTCTGGCTTAGAAAATAGAGTCTATTCGTTTTTGTCGATGACCACCAAACAACGCTACGATTACTTGTTCAAATCGTACAAAAACATATTCAACGAAGTGCCACTGCAATACATAGCCTCTATGCTGGGCATGACCCCCGAAACTTTAAGTAGAATACGTGCCTCTAAGAATTCTTGA
- a CDS encoding phytanoyl-CoA dioxygenase family protein, giving the protein MNKHEVKKSVTVNDPNLAKGKDLAKKYAATTSKASEVIPKELTDSDIKSIEEKGYIIIPDVLSTAEISHIKQEANRLLGPVGRNTFEGKYTQRLYASLEKTRAFDRLVDHPRIMAILDRIFSPNYLLSQCQVINILPGEASQALHPDDGFYRIARPRPELSAATIWAIDDFTETNGATRVIPHSHQWETDRVPQQTDDIFPAVMKAGSVLFYPGTFWHGGGANKSESARMAITCQYCQPYLRTQENFFLSISKDTVKAVSEDIKRMLGYSIHPPFMGMTNGMHPKRVLEG; this is encoded by the coding sequence ATGAATAAACATGAGGTAAAAAAATCGGTGACAGTCAACGACCCAAATTTGGCGAAGGGCAAAGATTTGGCAAAAAAGTACGCGGCTACTACTAGCAAGGCTTCAGAAGTTATCCCGAAAGAGTTGACCGACTCTGACATCAAATCTATTGAAGAGAAAGGTTATATCATCATACCCGATGTGCTTTCTACTGCCGAAATCAGCCACATCAAACAAGAAGCTAATCGCTTGCTAGGACCAGTGGGGCGCAACACTTTTGAGGGAAAGTATACCCAAAGGTTGTATGCTTCTTTAGAAAAAACACGGGCGTTTGATCGTTTGGTAGACCACCCTAGAATTATGGCAATTTTGGATCGAATATTTTCCCCAAACTACCTATTATCACAATGTCAAGTAATCAATATATTGCCAGGTGAAGCCAGCCAAGCATTGCACCCTGACGACGGTTTTTATAGGATTGCCAGACCACGCCCTGAGCTAAGCGCTGCCACCATTTGGGCAATAGACGACTTTACCGAAACCAATGGTGCTACTAGAGTAATCCCCCACAGCCATCAATGGGAGACGGATCGAGTGCCTCAGCAAACAGATGATATATTTCCTGCGGTAATGAAAGCGGGATCAGTATTATTTTACCCTGGAACGTTTTGGCATGGCGGTGGCGCCAATAAATCAGAAAGCGCGCGAATGGCTATTACTTGTCAATATTGCCAGCCCTATTTGCGCACCCAAGAAAACTTTTTCTTATCTATCTCAAAAGATACGGTAAAGGCTGTCTCAGAAGACATTAAGCGTATGCTTGGCTATAGCATTCACCCTCCGTTTATGGGCATGACCAATGGCATGCACCCCAAACGAGTTTTAGAAGGTTGA
- a CDS encoding ATP-binding cassette domain-containing protein codes for MLEIQLNKTLMSAQGTMTLEVDTVIEPGKITTLFGESGAGKTSVLRMLAGLLKPDGGNIVVHGKVWYNAAQKIALQPQQRSIGYVFQDYALFPNMTVRQNLEFAFASKKIARQHQTQIDQLMELVALQALQHRKPHTLSGGQCQRVALARALVTQPDLLLLDEPLSALDQTMRQRLQDYLLQLHQKFSPTILLVSHDVGEIFKVSHQVLVLEHGRITQKGTPRQVFAQQQISGKFQVVGKVLDIVTEGVVYIVSVLAGNEVIKVVADASDITQLNPGDEVLVVSKAFNPLIKSIVGS; via the coding sequence ATGCTTGAAATACAACTAAATAAAACCCTTATGTCGGCACAGGGCACCATGACGCTAGAGGTAGACACTGTGATTGAGCCGGGCAAAATCACTACCTTGTTTGGTGAATCGGGGGCAGGTAAAACCTCCGTGTTGCGCATGCTTGCCGGGTTGCTCAAGCCCGATGGAGGCAACATAGTAGTCCATGGTAAGGTATGGTACAATGCAGCACAAAAAATAGCACTTCAACCCCAACAACGTAGTATTGGCTATGTTTTTCAAGACTATGCCCTGTTTCCTAATATGACAGTGCGTCAAAACCTTGAGTTTGCTTTTGCCAGTAAAAAAATAGCCCGCCAACACCAAACACAGATTGATCAACTGATGGAGCTGGTAGCCCTACAGGCATTACAACACCGCAAACCCCACACGCTCTCTGGTGGTCAATGCCAACGGGTGGCATTGGCTCGTGCCCTTGTTACTCAACCCGACTTGTTGCTGCTCGACGAACCTCTTTCGGCACTTGACCAAACCATGCGACAAAGACTACAGGATTACTTATTGCAACTTCATCAAAAGTTTAGCCCTACTATTTTACTGGTTAGCCACGATGTAGGCGAAATTTTCAAAGTATCACATCAGGTACTTGTACTTGAGCATGGGCGCATTACCCAAAAGGGCACCCCTCGTCAAGTTTTTGCCCAACAACAAATCAGTGGCAAGTTTCAAGTGGTAGGCAAAGTACTCGACATTGTAACCGAAGGGGTAGTGTATATTGTATCGGTATTGGCAGGCAACGAGGTAATAAAAGTAGTAGCCGATGCAAGCGATATCACACAATTGAACCCAGGCGATGAGGTATTGGTAGTAAGCAAAGCTTTTAATCCTTTGATAAAGTCTATAGTAGGGAGTTGA
- a CDS encoding TspO/MBR family protein yields MAYRLIIFLLINFAALALGSMFTGKGVPSEWYINLNKAPWTPPGWVFGAAWTTIMVCLAVYMAYAWRSIPDRKLLIGLFALQWVLNVLWNPVFFAMHQVAVGLIVISLLTVLVGYFLIGWFPYLKAKALLVLPYFVWLLIATSLNAYILLKN; encoded by the coding sequence ATGGCATACAGACTTATCATATTCTTATTGATCAATTTTGCTGCCCTGGCTTTGGGCTCTATGTTTACAGGCAAGGGAGTACCTTCTGAATGGTACATAAATCTTAATAAAGCTCCCTGGACTCCCCCCGGCTGGGTATTTGGAGCTGCCTGGACTACTATTATGGTATGCCTGGCAGTATATATGGCGTATGCCTGGCGGTCAATCCCCGACCGTAAATTGCTGATTGGCTTGTTTGCGCTTCAGTGGGTGCTCAACGTATTGTGGAATCCCGTCTTTTTTGCTATGCACCAGGTAGCCGTAGGTCTCATTGTTATCTCTTTACTGACCGTGTTGGTGGGGTACTTTCTGATAGGTTGGTTTCCTTACCTCAAAGCCAAGGCGTTGTTGGTATTGCCCTATTTTGTATGGTTACTCATTGCCACCTCTCTCAATGCTTATATTTTGTTGAAAAATTAG
- a CDS encoding alpha/beta fold hydrolase encodes MKIYGISGLGADERVFHYLDIEADFEPVAWITPLKDETLPAYAQRLAAVIDTSQPFGLLGVSFGGMVAVEISKKLSPKATWLVSSVATRTELPLLYRIAGQSGILRRLPPWLFRPPGFASRYFFGTQNPLLQQIIGDTDLKFAKWSVNQLTRWQNMELPPNLIRITGSKDRTLPATTIANTHVIPQGGHFIIVDRAQEVNQKINESINKLC; translated from the coding sequence ATGAAAATATATGGTATCAGTGGTCTGGGAGCCGATGAAAGGGTGTTTCATTATTTGGACATAGAAGCAGACTTTGAACCCGTTGCCTGGATTACACCACTAAAAGACGAAACCTTGCCAGCCTACGCCCAAAGGCTGGCCGCAGTAATAGATACCAGTCAGCCTTTTGGTTTGCTAGGGGTAAGCTTTGGTGGTATGGTAGCTGTAGAAATCAGCAAAAAACTGTCTCCTAAGGCTACTTGGCTCGTATCGTCGGTAGCCACCCGCACCGAGCTACCCCTGCTGTATAGAATAGCGGGACAATCAGGTATTTTACGCCGATTACCCCCGTGGTTGTTTCGACCACCGGGCTTTGCTTCACGTTACTTCTTTGGTACACAAAACCCTTTGCTTCAACAAATTATAGGCGATACCGACCTCAAGTTTGCCAAGTGGTCGGTCAATCAATTGACTCGCTGGCAAAATATGGAATTGCCTCCCAACCTTATTAGAATTACAGGCAGTAAAGACCGCACATTGCCCGCAACAACTATTGCCAATACCCACGTCATTCCACAGGGAGGGCACTTTATCATTGTAGACCGGGCGCAGGAAGTAAACCAAAAAATCAACGAAAGTATAAACAAACTTTGTTGA
- a CDS encoding OmpA family protein, which produces MKILYLIMNCCLLSTALLTAQDHVLFREDFENNDRQWLIQNQEGVTTTVVDGVYRIQHKNRKSGRVFHHDIYINPRHNFYIETKLTQVRGTRKHGSGLLWGMKDVGNMYSFIITNDGYFRISMFKKRKYYHIKAWTYSKYINGTGKPNVLAVEKKRFVLNYYINGHKVHQTPYPPLFGNKIGFDINYNTFIEIDYLLVKHPPVKINLIPQAQDFSAKENLGNHINSPHAEVAPVISPDGKTLYLVRDKHPQNIVAHQNNDIWMSQRLPDNTWSPAKNMGKPLSNEGHNQVVSVMPDGNTLLLNGTYGNSKSPKVRRGLYLTNRTQNGWTTPVPVQVKNYYNRAKFVSECLSADGKTLILSVERKDTHGQRDLYVSFMQANNVWSEPLNLGMQVNTFADDITPFLAADNVTLYYSTRGEPGYGDNDIFVTRRLDNTWTNWSTPQNLGKGINTPDWDAYYTIPASGEHAYFVSYEESLGKSDIFRVKLPDAAKPKPVVLVHGKVLNKLTQQPIGATITYEDLKTRQQVGVARSSPGDGTYTIVLPYEKVYGFNAEKEGYYPVSKNLDLLQANHYREVKHDLYLVPLNQGQSIRLNNLFFDYNQDTLKPSSYPELNRLIKILQKHPQMNIEISGHTDAHGSADKNLTLSQARANSVLRYLTTQGIAKQRLRAKGYGQGRPVANNTTVAGRALNRRVEFLILKE; this is translated from the coding sequence ATGAAAATACTATACTTAATAATGAACTGCTGCCTGCTCAGCACTGCCTTGCTCACGGCACAAGATCACGTGCTTTTTAGAGAAGACTTTGAAAACAATGACCGCCAGTGGTTGATCCAAAACCAAGAAGGCGTAACAACTACTGTGGTAGATGGTGTATACCGCATTCAGCATAAAAACCGAAAAAGTGGACGGGTGTTTCACCACGACATTTATATTAACCCCAGGCATAATTTTTATATCGAAACCAAGCTTACTCAAGTAAGAGGTACCCGCAAACATGGCTCAGGGTTATTATGGGGGATGAAAGATGTAGGCAATATGTATAGCTTCATTATTACCAATGATGGTTACTTTCGTATTTCTATGTTCAAAAAAAGAAAATATTACCACATCAAAGCCTGGACCTACTCTAAATACATCAACGGCACGGGCAAACCTAATGTGCTTGCCGTAGAAAAAAAACGTTTTGTCCTCAACTATTACATCAATGGGCACAAGGTACACCAAACCCCCTACCCTCCCTTGTTTGGCAACAAAATAGGTTTTGATATCAACTACAACACCTTTATAGAGATAGACTACCTATTGGTAAAACACCCCCCTGTAAAGATAAACCTGATACCCCAGGCGCAAGACTTCAGCGCTAAAGAAAACCTGGGCAACCATATCAACTCACCCCACGCTGAGGTAGCCCCCGTAATTTCGCCCGACGGCAAAACCCTGTACCTGGTACGCGACAAGCACCCACAAAATATAGTAGCCCACCAAAACAATGATATATGGATGTCGCAACGCCTGCCTGACAACACCTGGAGCCCGGCAAAAAATATGGGAAAGCCATTGAGTAACGAGGGGCACAATCAGGTAGTATCGGTCATGCCAGATGGCAATACTTTGTTATTAAATGGCACTTATGGCAACAGCAAAAGCCCCAAGGTAAGGCGAGGACTATACCTGACCAACCGTACCCAAAATGGCTGGACAACCCCAGTACCTGTACAGGTGAAAAATTACTACAACCGGGCTAAGTTTGTGTCTGAGTGCCTTTCGGCAGATGGTAAAACGCTGATATTGAGCGTAGAGCGAAAAGATACGCACGGACAACGCGATTTGTATGTGTCGTTTATGCAAGCCAACAATGTATGGAGCGAACCGCTCAACCTGGGTATGCAGGTAAACACTTTTGCCGACGATATCACTCCTTTTCTGGCAGCCGATAATGTAACCCTGTATTACTCTACGCGAGGCGAGCCAGGCTATGGCGATAATGATATTTTTGTGACACGTCGTTTGGACAATACCTGGACCAATTGGAGTACCCCACAAAACCTGGGCAAAGGCATCAACACACCCGATTGGGATGCTTACTACACCATTCCGGCTTCGGGTGAACACGCTTACTTTGTTTCTTACGAAGAGTCTTTAGGTAAAAGTGATATATTTAGGGTCAAGCTACCCGATGCTGCCAAACCTAAGCCAGTAGTGTTGGTACACGGCAAGGTATTAAACAAACTCACCCAACAACCCATAGGCGCTACCATTACTTATGAAGATCTCAAGACCCGCCAACAAGTGGGAGTGGCACGGTCAAGCCCTGGAGATGGTACTTATACCATTGTGCTGCCTTATGAAAAGGTGTACGGCTTTAATGCCGAAAAAGAGGGGTATTATCCCGTGAGTAAAAACCTGGATTTGCTCCAGGCCAACCACTACCGTGAGGTAAAACACGACTTGTACCTGGTACCCCTCAACCAAGGGCAAAGTATCAGACTCAACAACTTGTTTTTTGACTATAACCAAGACACGCTCAAGCCTTCGTCTTACCCTGAACTCAACCGCTTGATTAAGATTTTGCAAAAACATCCTCAAATGAATATTGAGATTTCAGGGCATACAGATGCGCATGGTAGTGCTGATAAAAACCTGACTTTGTCGCAAGCACGCGCCAATTCAGTGCTCAGGTATTTAACCACCCAAGGCATAGCTAAACAACGTTTGCGAGCCAAAGGTTATGGGCAGGGTCGTCCGGTGGCAAACAATACGACTGTCGCAGGGCGGGCGCTTAATCGGCGGGTAGAATTTTTGATTTTGAAAGAATAA
- a CDS encoding carboxymuconolactone decarboxylase family protein yields MSWIKLISYEEAVGKLKSLYDRVKGPQGNIDNILQVHGLRPHSLEGHMALYKNVLHHRDNTIPKWFLENLGVLVSHLNRCDYCVQHHFAGMKRLLNNDERAQQIWDAIMENSFDKVYDTKELAAIEYARELTQYPEEIKSETIDTLREAGWDDGEILEINQVVSYFAYANRTVQGLGVTTKGDVLGLSPNSTENNNWSHH; encoded by the coding sequence ATGAGTTGGATCAAGTTAATCTCTTACGAAGAAGCCGTTGGCAAACTAAAATCTTTGTATGACCGGGTAAAAGGCCCCCAGGGTAATATAGACAATATTTTGCAAGTACACGGCTTACGCCCTCATTCACTAGAGGGGCACATGGCTTTATATAAAAACGTATTGCACCACCGTGACAATACGATTCCTAAATGGTTTTTAGAAAACCTGGGAGTATTGGTAAGCCACCTCAACCGTTGCGACTACTGTGTACAGCATCATTTTGCAGGTATGAAGCGACTACTCAACAATGACGAACGTGCCCAGCAAATATGGGATGCCATTATGGAAAATAGCTTTGACAAAGTGTATGACACCAAAGAGCTGGCTGCCATAGAGTATGCTCGTGAGCTTACCCAATACCCAGAAGAAATAAAATCAGAAACAATTGATACCTTGCGGGAAGCTGGTTGGGACGATGGCGAAATTTTGGAAATTAACCAGGTGGTAAGCTATTTTGCTTATGCCAACCGTACCGTACAAGGCTTAGGAGTAACTACTAAAGGTGATGTTTTGGGGCTTTCGCCTAATAGTACCGAAAACAACAACTGGAGCCATCACTAA